TGTCACTGACGGGACGTCAAAGCGCTGGGCCGCGTACAAGCCACCGCCCAGCAGCCCCAGGGCCAGGAGCAGGCTGAGCGCGATCTGCCAGCGCAGCCGCACCAGGTAGCCCAGCACTGCGCCCAGACCCGCCGCTGCCAGTCCGCCCCGACTGCCCGAGAGCAGCACGATGGAGATGGCAGCCACGCCCAGCGGCACACGCCACCACCAGCGCCCCCCCGCGAACAGCGCCCACCAGAGGCCGAAGGCTCCCGTCAGTCCCAGGGTAATCGAGGTCATGTAGGGGTGGAAAAGCCGCTGCTGGGTCAGCTCCGGCGTGCCCAGACCGCTGTAGAGCAGGGCCGTGGCGTAGACCGCCGCCAGCCCGCAGGCCAGACCCCGGAGCCAGGGCGTGCCTGACAGCGCCAGCCCGGCCCCAATCAGGCCGAACATCAGCAGCGTGCGGGCCAGGGCCAGGAAACTGGCCAGCAGCGGCTCGGGGGACAGCAATGCCGGAAGTTGCTGACTGAGCGCGTAGCCGCCCAGCACCCACCACAGCGGGCGGGGCAGACGGCGAAGTTGCGGCAGAGCCAGCAGGGCCAGTGGCGACAGTACGTAGAGCGGTACCAGCACGGCCCACCAGACCCGCCAGCCCAGCGCAGGCGCGGGCCGCTGGGGAGGAGACGTCACGCCTGCACCGGGCAAGAAGCCGCTGGAGGGAGGCTCAGAACTCCGTCACCTGCGGCCTGAAGTCCATTCGCACGATCAGGTCGCGGTACTGCGCTTCGCTGAGGGCCGCGTCCGCGCCCTGATAGGCGACGAACATGGCTTCCATCACGTTGGTGGCAAAATTCCGGCTGCCGATGCGCGGCGTGGTCGTGATCAGGCGCTTGAGGCCGTGTGCCCGCGCCCACTCGCGGTCCGCCTCGGTGATGGTCTGGGTCAGGATGGTCTTGCCGGTGAGCTGATCGGGGGCGTAACGCTTGACGTAGTGGGTGTCCCCGGCGATGACCTCGGCCCAGTCGTAGTAGCGGGTGCCCACGCCCTTGACGCTCTGTTCCTGCTTCTCGCCCGTCGGGTAAAACCACTTGAACGGCAAAAAGGTCAGGACAGGCAAGATGACCCGCGCCACCTTGCGGATGCTGTTCATGGTCCGCAGCGGCACGTTCATATTCAGGCCGAACACGATGTCGCCGTAGAGGACGTCCGCTCCAGCGTCCGATAAGGCCTCGGCCATCCCGAAGCGGTCCACGCTCGACACCAGCAGGGTGCGGCAGCCTTTCCAGTGAATCAGCGGCTCAAGCTGCTCGATGGCCTCGCGCTCAAGGGTGTGCTTGAGGCCGGAGCCGTCCACCACCGGGGTCTTGAGGCCCGCCACCAGCGGCGCGATCTCGCGGAAGGTGTAGCGCTTCTCGCCTGCCACAATATAGATGTCGGTGCCGCCCAGCCCGAAGGCGTCCACCCTGCCGTCGAGCAGAAGCAGCATCTCGCGCAGCTTTTTCATGTCGCCGTCGGTACCCAGGCGCTCCAGCACGAACTTCTGGCCGAGCAGTTCGGTTTCTTCCCGGGCGTCGCGCTGGCTCGACCCGAGTGAGACGCTGACGACGTGCTTGGAGCCTGCTGGGGCCGCTTGCCAGTGTGCGAGCAGTTCGGCGGCAGTCTGGTCTTTTCTGGCTTTCTTTGTGCTGGAGTTGGCAGTCGTGGATTTGGCTTGGTCGGGCAAGAGGAAGGCTCCTTATTGGGAAGGGGTTGGGAAGAGAAGGTGAGGTCGAATAAAACCGGACTTCCCGGCATTCTAGGCCGATCGCACGGCTGAGTACGTCCTTGCTCCCGTTTCGGGCTTCCGCGTTTTGGGCGGAGCGGCTTCTTGACCAAAACAGCGCCGATGACGACGCTTGGTCGCACCTATCGGGCCTGCCCGCAAAAAGCGCTCCCTCCTTATCTTCATAAGCAGCACCTGGATAGGGCCATTCCTCCTCTTGAGGACGCCATTCCTCCACTCTCGCCAGGACGTCCTTTCTTCCTCGCTCGCTCCGCTCGGTAAAGCCAAAGCTTTAACAAGGAGATCCTTAGAGCGGTTGCTCGCCCACCTCACGGCCATACAGGCGAGCGGCCCGCAGCAATTCACGGCGCAGGCCCGCCGCCTCACGCGACAGCCGGGCGCGTACCTGCGAGAGTTCGTTGACGCTCAGGTGCGCCGTGACCTGATACTGGCCCTGGGCGTCGGGGCCGCTGGCGCTGGCGGGCACCCGGCTCAGCGCCGCGCAGAGGGCCGCCAGGAAGGCCGCCTCGTACCCGTCCACCGCCTTGAGGGTTCGCTCGGGCCGGACCAGCAGGGCAGCGCGCAGCAAGCTCAGATCGCGGGCCGAGTCGGCCAGGGTCGCGCCGGGGTGGCGGGCCACTTCCGATTCGCTGAGCTGACGACCCGCCTGCGCCTGGGCCTCGGCGCTGAGTTCGCCGTCCGCCTGGACCTGCACCCAGCCCTCGGCGCGCGAGGCCACCAATCGGCCCACGTCCAGAAAGCGCAGCACCTTTTCCCGCTCGGCCACGCTCAGGCCGGGCAGATCGGCCAGGCGGCTCAGGGCGGCGTCACGCTCTGCCGGGGTGCCGTCCAGGGCAGCCAGCAAAGTGTCGGCCTCGCGCAACATCAGGGTGTCTTCCGGGTCGCGGCCCGGCGGCAGGCCCGCTTCCAGGTCGCGCAGGGTCAGGTCCGCGCCCTCCAGCACGCGCATCAGGGCACCGCGCGCCTTGCTTTTTTCACCGCCCACCGCGCCGCGCCACAGCGAGAGCAGTTTGCGGGCGCGGTCAACGGTGTGGGGGTCAGGCGAAGTCACCGGGGCATTCTAACCGCCCTTAAGGATAAAGCCCGCGCAGCGCCCGCGCTTCGAGCACCCGCGTGCAGGCCACGATATAGGCCGCTGTGCGCAGGGTCACGCTGTGGCGCTCGGCCACGTCCCAGAGGCTATTGAAGGCTTCGCTCATGATCCTGTCCAGGCGGGCGTTGATCTCGTCCTCGGTCCAGAAGAAGCTGGAGAAGTCCTGCACCCACTCGAAATAGCTGACGGTCACGCCGCCCGCGTTGGCCAGCACGTCGGGCACCACCGTCACGCCGCGTGCACGCAGGATGTCGTCGGCGGCAGGGGTGGTTGGGCCGTTCGCGCCCTCCACGACGACGCGCGCCTGAATCTGGCCCGCATTGTCCGCCGTGATCTGCTTTTCCAGCGCGGCGGGAATGAGAATGTCGCAGGGGACTTGCCAGAACTCG
This portion of the Deinococcus rubellus genome encodes:
- a CDS encoding quinate 5-dehydrogenase, which produces MPDQAKSTTANSSTKKARKDQTAAELLAHWQAAPAGSKHVVSVSLGSSQRDAREETELLGQKFVLERLGTDGDMKKLREMLLLLDGRVDAFGLGGTDIYIVAGEKRYTFREIAPLVAGLKTPVVDGSGLKHTLEREAIEQLEPLIHWKGCRTLLVSSVDRFGMAEALSDAGADVLYGDIVFGLNMNVPLRTMNSIRKVARVILPVLTFLPFKWFYPTGEKQEQSVKGVGTRYYDWAEVIAGDTHYVKRYAPDQLTGKTILTQTITEADREWARAHGLKRLITTTPRIGSRNFATNVMEAMFVAYQGADAALSEAQYRDLIVRMDFRPQVTEF